The Brassica napus cultivar Da-Ae chromosome C1, Da-Ae, whole genome shotgun sequence DNA segment GACTGAAAAGAAACATGGACCAGAAACAGCCGCTCAAGGACAGACTGAAAAGAAAGCCGGTGACCAACTCGTATGATAATGTGTCGAGCTTCTTTGTTCAGTCTGGATTGTCACTTGACTCACCTGTAACCAAGTCTCatgctatttttttctcttcttgtaAAGCAATCACATCCCATGTATATGAGATCTTTTCTACTTGCTATTATCACAAAATCTACTATCTGAGAAACGAGAGACTAATACAACTATAAGTTTCTCGATTTGTAAACTAAAAACGCAATTCTATCATTCCGCAACTTATCAGTCATGTCTTTTGTACGtcaaaatgttattttattacTGAAAGATGAAATAGTTTAGAAAGCAAAACAAGAAtagaacaacaaacaaaaacaatctttTTATGGATAGAAATAGCACTCCTAGCTAGAAGATTGAAAGATTGAAAACGTCTTCTAAGTCTTGTGAATTCCTTAAGCTTGGTTGAAAAGTTGTGTCACACTCCCGAATGTTGGATCATTGTGATAAGCTCTTGACAATCAGCTGTGAAGGCTTGAACTGTGGAGTGTTGTAGTATACATTTCATGGCCCAGTTACCAATCATAGTCTTTAGTTAAGCACACTATTTTTTGTTGACCGGAgtgttgataatttttttatatgattcaaCATTGAGAATTATGGAAAACAACAAGAAGAATCATGCAGGAGCTAAAAAGATGAGAAATCAAGAAAATGCTTTGATACAATTGTGATCAAGAGGAAAAAAACTTCCCTAAGGAAAAGATTAATCATTAGTCAATAAAATGCTAAACAAAACACGATTCCACCATTCCGCAGCTTAccaatttttatttgaatacatTTTTCATTTCTGACCAGAGTAGATCACAACGGTATTTTTCATAGATGATTAATTTTGAGAGCTATTGAAAACTTCTGGAATGAATCAGCTAAAAGGATGAGAATTCAAGAAAATGCTTTGACATAATGGTGATCACTGATATAGGCCAATTATTGGTATGTGTCacaactttggttcgagctcccGTTGACGAATAACATCGGTTTCACTACCAACTCTTTCAAGCAAGCCAAATCAGATAACGTAATGATTAACAGAGCAGCAGATGATTGTAAACTTGGAACAGTAATAACTCCTAAATCGGGATTTTATTAGATTAATTAAAAGAATCAATCAGATAAATGTTAGCAAATAGACTGTACAAGACAAGATCCTAAgtcctaacaaaaaaaaaaaagctgatcAAGTATGGTGAAGAACCCTCATCAGACTGTTCCCAAAagtttgcttttatttttttaaaaaaaatttctctaagaAATCTCCCAGAATCAACTTCCATTAGCCAGAAGCGAGCCCCGGGCCTGTCTGCTAACGTCCCTCTTAGCCTTATCAGCTTGAGCTCGACGTACAGCCAACAAGATCTGCCTTTCATGGTCTTTCAACATTTCATCCAAGTTTCCTTCTCCTGAGATCAACGGTCCTGAGTAATGaatcctctctctcttctctccatcATAACCCTATGTTTTTTCACCATATTGTGATCAGCAACGAATATGAGAACACAAGGAActaacaaacaaacaacaacaatgtTCAACGTGGATTTAGTTTCTTGTTACCATTAATGGGCCTTTGCTAGAGGACGAAGGGTCATCTTTCCTCAAACCATTGGGGTTCTCAAGCAATCTTTGGGACAAATTGCAATTCCCAGAACCATCTTCAAGCCAGCGTTGATTCACTAAGGCGTCTCTCATACTTCCAAACTGTGAAGAACCATCTCTGTTAGGTGCAACCGAGTTTGAGAATCTTGACAATTGGGCTCCTCCACGTTGGACATAGGACCTTTGTGTTCTCAGATGGCTTGATCCGTTAGAATGATTGTCACCATTTGTGTAGGGATTGTGTGGCTCAATCCTGAAGCCAGAGCCAGAATCTCCCTCAGGATTAAACGTCTCACTCACGCTTGTCTGGTTAGTCTCCCCTAGACGTTTCtgttaaataaagaaaacataaaacaatcCGAGCAATAAGATAGAAGCATAGGCTTATAACACACACATGTATGCATCTTTAGTGTTGAGAGATACCTGTATTGATACCAGTAGCTCTGCATTGGCACCAGGAGCAGGTACAGCTCTTGATTCTCTTGAAAACCGTTTTTGTTCATTCTGTTTACTGCTCGCACCTTTCCTTCTGCTCATGAGAAAATTTTTAAAGTGTTCACTGAGATGTTGGTACTAATAAACAAACCAGAAGGGTCATAAGATCTGAATCTTACCGTCTTGCTTCCTCTTCTCGAAGCTTGATATCAAATTCTTTCCTTGGCTGATATCTCGGTAAGCTTGATGGCTCGCTTGGAAAAGGTTTTGTAGTAAAGAactgaggaaaaaaaaaagaaatgtgtAAGCCACAATGCTACTAACCTATTGAAGCCTGAATGAGGGAATAGTTTCATAAGTAACAACCTCGCTTTGAAGGGCAGAGGATGTGGTTCCACGTGCTTCCGGCTCTACAGCTAGAAGAACATCAAGGAGAGCCAAAGCTGAAGAAGGGATAAGATCCTTATATGTCTCAGCTAAACATCGCTTGTACTGATGTTGAGGTTTAAAGATGGTTGCATGCCGCAATCTTGATCTTCTCCAATACTCCTCGGAAGGTGATCCACAGAGCTTAAAGATCTTGTGCATTTGTTCTACCTGTTCATACATATTCTCTCTTTTTAATATCCATTTCTTCTGCTctgacaaaatatttttaaatgattcatAGTGGAAACAAACAACACCTCGGTTCTTCCGGGAAGAAGAGGCTTCCCAGTAAAGAGCTCAGCGAGTATACATCCTGTGCTCCACAGATCAGCCGTGACTCCATAGTCTGTGGAACCGAGCAGAAGCTCAGGCGGGCGGTACCACAAGGTCACAACACGGCTAGTCAGAGGCTGTTTCCGTTGGTAAAAAGTAGAAAGACCAAAATCAGCAATCTTGAGATTATTGTTACGATCTAGCAGAAGATTCGATCCCTTGATGTCACGGTGCAACACACCACAGCTATGGCAATGTTCTAATCCAAGCATCAACTGCTTCATGTAACATTTGAtctaatagaaaaaaaaacatattcagAATGTTACAAAACTGAAGTTACTACACAAACTagagatgtttttttttattatttacctGTGCCTGAGAGAAGTTAATCCCAGGGGTTGAAGCAAGGCCTGTAAGATCATGGTCCATGTATTCAAATACAAGATACATACTTGCGGAAGCCTTTGAAATGATAAGCCCTTGGAGTTTCATAACGTTTGGATGGTTAAGCCTACGGAGGATGATTATCTCTCTGGCCATGAACCTCACACTCTCTGGATCCATATTAGCAAACCGAACCTTCTTCAGCGCAACGATCTGGTTCGTTTCGAGATCACGGGCTCTGTATACATTGCTATACGTCCCTTGCCCAATCTGCAATTCATCATTAAAAACTTTTATGAGATCgaaaaagattcaaactttgattttctcttttctctaaCCATCTCTAACTTCTCGAAGGAATCTGCACAACGAGGAAGCCATCCACTGAGAGCTTCACCAGCAACGGAAACCAACCAAGAGGGCCAACCGGCAATAACCTTAGCTGTTCTGTCTCCATTGGTAACACTAGCAATTCGACTCACTCTTGGCTGCAACGGTCCTACATTATCAAGTAACTCGACAGTGGTGCCTTTTTGAGAAACTGATTCAAGAGATTTCATCTCAAagctcttcttctcctcctcctcctcctcctcctcttcgtcGTCATCAGAGAAGACATGGTTAGTATTGGGTATTAACCTCAGTGTAGCGTCGTTTCCATTAGCGCTTGTTTCCTCTGAAGATGGTTGTTTCTTGGAGGTTCTGTCTTTTGGAATACTTACATGGTTGGTCTCCATGTAACCATCGTTGGTTCGCACGCCTTTTGAGGATACGCACCCCATCCTTCGAGATCACTGTAACCCGATTCCACAATGCAATTTGATTTGAAATTGATCAAAAGAAAgagatcaaatatataaaagaaaaacctttttttttttttgtagatccTCAGATCAAAGGCAttggaaaagaaaaacttaAAGTGATCTTTTATCGTAGATCTAGACAAGGAACTGGTATGTTTAGATGAACATTGTTGTGTCCGAAAGTAAGtttaggtcaaaaaaaaaaaagtggaaatCAGAGAGAATCAAAGGGTGAAGACTTGGTcagtaaagaagaaaaaagcgATGAGAGAGgtagagaaaaagaagaaacgtGGTAGAATTTTTTTGCAACTGAGAGATTTTCGGATCTGGGTTGTTGGTTCATACCTGCGAAAATTGTTGAAGAAGGAAACAGAGACAAAGCAAAAAGGAAAATCAAAAGTCCAAGGCAGAGAGGTTGTGGGATATTCCTATGTAATTTAATACTAACAAGATACTACCCAAACCCTTTTACAAGGTCCATACCATgcctattttttattttgtatgaaAATGATGTGCAcccaaaaaaaactctataattGATACTTAATAAACTAACAAATATAATAGACTAGGTTAAGAGCGTGGAATGAACATTATACATCCAAatgatttttacatattattatttattttgtattcatttacatattatatatataattaaattaaattaagcacataaaatcaaaacattagCTCATGTTCATTTACAATAATTGTTTAggtaaatatatcaaaataataattttatttattttatatagtatactATGGACCCGTGCGTTGCACgggtttttgtttgatttttaattttatgaaaacatataaagaatgacaatttttttacatcaattttagaatatatgtatatgttatggacacatttttgaatataaatttgttttctacATAATTTTTGATGTTTGTCTTTCGTGTTTTACAatagttaataatttttttttgttttttataaatagttCACCTTTTAATGATGAGACTATGTTGTCTGTTTTGAAATAATCATGTTCAAGTTCAACTCAGATCGTATTTTGGAATGATGCAAGGCTATACTAATTGTAATTTGGAATGATTTTAAGAGAATTTTTATaacttgtttttattatattaatttaaagtaaACATCTTCGTATGTTGCTATGAAACAGAGATTAAAATAGGGTTAGGCAAAAAAAGCCGAATCCGAAAAACTGAACCATACCCGTTCCAAAAAAGTAGTaccgaaccggaaccaaaattgaataaatatccgaacgggttcaaaattttggtatctagagaaccgaaaccgaacccgacccgaaccaaagtatttcaGGTATCCGAATATATcgaaaatagatttatatacctaaatatattaattatttttagatttaatgtatattaaaaacatccaaaatatataagatacttttaaggcgtgtaaaatacttgaaaatataaacaaatagtCAAAACTAAATGTCTAAGATAACTAAAATATACTGAAAACaccaaaaaatacttaaaaattctattgattctctatcaaaatattcaaaccaaaccaatttatatgttaattgtaggtgttttgacatatgttattcaaatttatatgtaatatattattttatttatagattttgagaaatttaaagtatataatgaattttaaaattttataaattatttaaatgggttatccgaatcCGAACTGAACCTACTTAGATCCAAatcgaacccgaatgggtatcCGAACGCCCGCCCTAGATTAAACAACACATTTTTGTTACTACAACACTCCATTACCGTTAATTAATGAAGATGAGTTACGTAGTTTTTCACCATATTTTAATAGGTCATGTAGTgctttcaaaatttaatatagttcaCGAAGGTTTTAACATAGCTTTAAAGTTCATGTATATATACACaaagacaattttttttcaaaaaaaaaaagttcatgtaTATAAAATCATGATGGTGATAGTTGGTGCTAGAATCGGCCAACTTTTCTCAGACCAAAGGCTTTCTATTTAAATGCAGGAAAGGAAAAAATACAGGTTTTTGGGCCTTAGTAATGTTTTCGGCCTTAGTTACTTAGTTAACCTGATAATTAGAGAATAAGTTTAGATAAGAGCCCAGTCCAATTTTTCCCCAACAGAGACAGCTAATTACAGAGCATGCAGTGCAAGGAGGAGAAAGTCGCAGGCGATGCAGAAAAAGGATCCGATCGGTGCAAGATAACTAAAGAGATCATCGGAGCCACATCTGGATCATAGCTGAAACCGAGACTGTGTTCTGTGATCGAAGACTTGACCATCTATTTCGGAAAGTGAGGTTGAGAGTTGATAGTAGAGAGGTGGGCGATCTGAAGCATCTCCTGTGGAGCCTTGAGTTTCATTCGGTCCAGAGTAGGTATATTGCGCATTTCCAAGCGATTAGGAAGAGTTTTTTTGTGAGGCTTTGGGAGTCGTAGACTGTTGAAGTAGTTGATGATGGAGTGGTAACCTGATTAGCAAAGCTACGTTGAGGACCAGACTTCCCAGCTGTAACAGCAGTCAAAAAGAAGGTGATCTCGAGTTTCTGGAGCCGCATTGCATAGAAGGCAGAATGGATCAACATTGAGGCCCCAGTTGATTTATCGATCTCTTGTAGGGCTGCGGTATAGTTCAAAAAACCAAGCCAGGAAGTTGTGTTTAGGTATGCCTCCTTCACACCAAATTGTGTTGTACCACTGAACTAAGGGTGCATGATTCTTGAGTTCCTTGTAGATTGATCCTGTGTTGTACTTGTTCCAGTTTGATCCGTTGACAGTCTAGACGTAGGTGTCTTCTTCATCCGTCAGCTGCAAGTTTGTGATTCCAGCAATGACAGTGTTCACCAATAGCAACCTTCCAGCAAAAGAAAACGATTCACTCCAGGTATTAACCTTGCTCTTGACTTGATTTAGAAGAGGCTCGTAGTTTAGGATTGTTAGCTTCTTGGAATTTCTACAGTACGACGGTAAGGACGTTTCTTATTTAACTGATCTAGTGTTAAATAACTTTCTGAAACCATTGTTTCTTGATTATTCCTGGTAGCAAATGGAATTGCAATTTCAGTTAGAAAGTAATAAATAGAACGAACACACATAAGCATAATTAAACGTATTAAAGTAGTAAATTGACGTTGACATTAACTTATGTACAACAGCATAACTAATTATATATTGTATGTACAAACTCCTAAGCATTATTGTGGCAATAACTTACGTGTGCAGCATgacaataatgaaaaaaaaattaacatcagtttataagaagaaaagaacATGCGATGACCAAAAAACTCACCTAATATTTTTCGTTATGCTTGCTGATCAAATATGAGAAGGTACAAAATATAAGAGAGCTtagtcctatatatatatatgtgtgaataATTGTAGTTCCTATTTGTTTATGATCTTTTTAATTAGGATTTGAATAAAGGAAAATTAACATTAAacactcttttacaattttttggtttaaaagttttaaaaaggataattactattaatattttttacagttatcttttctttatgattttagaaaaggaaaattagttttaaataaattatttatacaaaTCGTTTTTGGTATAAGATTTGTAAAAACGAAAAATTACTAttactttttttcaaaaaaaatcagattttaataaaggaaaattaacattaaacactcttttacaattttttggctttacaattttaaaaaggataattactatcaatttttttacagttatcttttctttattattttagaaaaggaaagttATTTGTACAAATagtttttggtttatgattttagtaaaggaaaattagtattaaataaattatttgtacaAATCGTTTTTGGTATAGGATTTGTAAAAacgaaaattactattattttttttcaaaaaatcatgttaatcTGTgaataattatagtttttttttgtttatgatagaaaaagaaaattaatattaacacatgtcacaatcttaattatataactacCATGTGTCGCGATcgtgttaattagcaactttgaagaaccaataaaagaaaattaacattaaatactcttctacaattttttggtttaagatttttaaaaaggattaagatttttaaaaaggataattactatcattttttaaaaaattatcttttttttaatgattttagaaaaaaaacaatactaacacatgtcac contains these protein-coding regions:
- the LOC106376647 gene encoding probable serine/threonine-protein kinase At1g09600, producing MGCVSSKGVRTNDGYMETNHVSIPKDRTSKKQPSSEETSANGNDATLRLIPNTNHVFSDDDEEEEEEEEEKKSFEMKSLESVSQKGTTVELLDNVGPLQPRVSRIASVTNGDRTAKVIAGWPSWLVSVAGEALSGWLPRCADSFEKLEMIGQGTYSNVYRARDLETNQIVALKKVRFANMDPESVRFMAREIIILRRLNHPNVMKLQGLIISKASASMYLVFEYMDHDLTGLASTPGINFSQAQIKCYMKQLMLGLEHCHSCGVLHRDIKGSNLLLDRNNNLKIADFGLSTFYQRKQPLTSRVVTLWYRPPELLLGSTDYGVTADLWSTGCILAELFTGKPLLPGRTEVEQMHKIFKLCGSPSEEYWRRSRLRHATIFKPQHQYKRCLAETYKDLIPSSALALLDVLLAVEPEARGTTSSALQSEFFTTKPFPSEPSSLPRYQPRKEFDIKLREEEARRRKGASSKQNEQKRFSRESRAVPAPGANAELLVSIQKRLGETNQTSVSETFNPEGDSGSGFRIEPHNPYTNGDNHSNGSSHLRTQRSYVQRGGAQLSRFSNSVAPNRDGSSQFGSMRDALVNQRWLEDGSGNCNLSQRLLENPNGLRKDDPSSSSKGPLMGYDGEKRERIHYSGPLISGEGNLDEMLKDHERQILLAVRRAQADKAKRDVSRQARGSLLANGS